The following coding sequences lie in one Candidatus Nitrospira allomarina genomic window:
- a CDS encoding alpha-ketoacid dehydrogenase subunit beta, translated as MTTSAITHEVTYLEAISQALDEEMSQDERVFLMGEDIGPYGGAFRVTEGFQDKYGEWRVLDTPLAESGMVGAAIGAAMMGMRPVVEMQFADFISCAFDQITEMAAKNHYRWGAEVPLVIRAPFGGGTHGGPFHSVCPEAWFFHTPGLKLVAPSTAYDAKGLLKAAIRDHNPVIYFEHKFLYRRVKEMLPAKDYIVPIGEAEIKRTGSEMSVITYGAMVHVALEAAEALDQEGIDMEVVDLRTLSPLDTDTVKNSVRKTGKVIILHEDTKTGGIGGEIAAILAEECFNALDAPIMRIAAPDIPVPYSPPLEDFFLPNAHDVITAARQLAAY; from the coding sequence GACCACATCCGCCATCACACATGAAGTGACCTATCTGGAAGCCATCTCGCAAGCCCTTGATGAAGAAATGAGCCAGGATGAGCGGGTCTTCCTGATGGGAGAGGATATCGGCCCTTACGGCGGGGCATTTCGTGTCACCGAAGGGTTCCAAGATAAGTATGGTGAATGGAGAGTGCTGGACACCCCTCTGGCGGAATCGGGAATGGTCGGCGCCGCGATCGGAGCGGCGATGATGGGCATGAGACCCGTGGTGGAAATGCAATTTGCGGATTTCATTTCCTGTGCGTTCGATCAAATTACCGAGATGGCCGCCAAGAATCATTATCGCTGGGGAGCAGAGGTGCCTCTGGTCATTCGCGCACCCTTCGGGGGAGGGACTCATGGAGGGCCGTTCCATTCCGTGTGCCCGGAAGCCTGGTTCTTTCATACCCCCGGGTTGAAACTGGTGGCGCCCTCAACCGCCTATGACGCCAAAGGATTGTTGAAAGCCGCTATCCGTGATCATAACCCCGTCATTTATTTTGAGCATAAATTTCTGTATCGGCGCGTGAAGGAGATGCTTCCTGCTAAAGATTATATCGTCCCGATCGGAGAAGCGGAGATCAAACGGACAGGAAGCGAGATGTCCGTCATCACCTATGGAGCCATGGTCCACGTGGCATTAGAGGCAGCAGAGGCCTTGGATCAGGAGGGGATCGACATGGAAGTCGTGGATCTTCGTACCCTGAGCCCCCTTGATACCGACACGGTCAAAAACTCTGTTCGAAAAACGGGCAAAGTGATTATTCTCCACGAAGATACGAAGACCGGAGGCATCGGTGGAGAGATTGCCGCGATTCTGGCTGAAGAATGCTTCAACGCGCTTGATGCGCCGATTATGCGGATCGCAGCCCCCGATATTCCCGTGCCCTATAGTCCCCCGCTGGAAGACTTTTTTCTTCCGAACGCTCATGACGTCATCACTGCCGCCCGCCAATTGGCGGCCTATTGA